The Canis lupus dingo isolate Sandy chromosome 7, ASM325472v2, whole genome shotgun sequence DNA window CCCATTTTTCTATCCTAAGTCCATTTCTTTAGAATTCCCCAATCAAGAGATTTCTCTACAACAagtttctctaaaacaaaatactaaaattttgGTTGGAGAGAACTATATAGACTAAGAAACAACTTGGAAGTAAGGAAGAACTATaatcaggaaaggaaggaaataaataactatgctttccttttttttccccctcctttataaattttttacaGGACCATTACCTTCAAAATGGCAAATAACATATCCTAAGCTTCCTTGTGTGAATAAGACAGCTGATGAGAAACTGGAGATACTTCAGAATGGTTTATATCTAATTTATGGCCAAGTGGCTCCCAATACAGCCTACAAGGAACCAGCTCCTTTTGAGGTGCGGctatataaaaatgaagacatcaTACAAGCTCTAACAAACAactctaaaattcaaaatgtaggAGGGACTTATGAATTACATGCTGGAGATATACTAGACTTGATATTCAATGCTGAACATCAGGTTCTAAAAAATACTACATACTGGGGGATTTTATTGCTGGCAAATCCCCAATTTATCTCCTAGACTTGATTTGGCCTTTGCATCATCTTTAGCACATGCAGAGATGCTGGTGAGTGGGTTGGAGGAGGCAGATTTTCAACACCCACAGTTTGAGTACACAAATCAACACAAATGGAATCCCTTTGCATGTGACTTTGCATCTCTCAAGCTTATCTGAAAAAGACTCAAAAGGCAGCCCAGAGATATTCGCTTACCCCTGACATTGGGTCAGCAAAGATGCTTTACTAACCCATGATAAATGACTGTGGGTAGCTCAGGGACAGAAGCTTCTTGAAGAGTCTTTGTCTACTTCTTGAATGCTTGGGTGGAAAAATTGTCTTATTGCCCTGGGAGACTTACCtggtatgcaaaaaaaaaaaaaaaaaaaagattcaggggAGTAGCCTGGGTTTGTTCTTATATTCTTGGTCTGTATCACTTTATTCTTCCTGTACTCATGTTTTTTGAGGCCCACCTATTAAAAGTGGCCAGACTTGGAGGGTGGCCACAGATATGCCAACAACACCCCACTTTAGATGTGGTAATATTAAGAAGACAGACATGTTCTCTAAAGTTAGAGAACTATTGGGACAGCATAGAACGGAATGCACTTTACTTAGGAATTTCCCTTGATTTCATCACATTCAGGATACAGAATGCTTAATAAAACCAGTTAGTCAAAGGGCCCTCCTTCATGTAGGGCCCATGAGAAGTTGTTGTTTATGTATGTCTAAATGTTGTCAGTAGTAAATAAAGAGTAATCAT harbors:
- the TNFSF18 gene encoding tumor necrosis factor ligand superfamily member 18, with amino-acid sequence MSLSHMEDMSLSHSSPQGTHRLSWKQWLLYSTTVTLLLICSFSTLILTFLPFKTASEPCVAKFGPLPSKWQITYPKLPCVNKTADEKLEILQNGLYLIYGQVAPNTAYKEPAPFEVRLYKNEDIIQALTNNSKIQNVGGTYELHAGDILDLIFNAEHQVLKNTTYWGILLLANPQFIS